A genome region from Christensenella minuta includes the following:
- a CDS encoding DUF4190 domain-containing protein, whose protein sequence is MICNNCKQSYDDNLNACPYCGAAKAVTDNIPPQQYGQVPPQAYQANSPAKGTATGSLVCGIIAIAIGVFVPLAGLILGIIALTLGNKAKCMLPADQRGMATAGFICGIIGIVIAVIFWIINAVVAASMLSYLYY, encoded by the coding sequence ATGATTTGTAACAACTGTAAGCAAAGCTACGACGACAATTTGAACGCATGTCCTTATTGCGGCGCAGCCAAGGCGGTTACTGATAACATACCGCCGCAGCAATACGGACAGGTCCCGCCGCAGGCATACCAGGCTAATTCTCCGGCAAAGGGTACGGCGACGGGCAGCCTGGTCTGCGGTATCATCGCCATCGCGATAGGCGTTTTCGTCCCGCTCGCGGGCCTCATTCTCGGCATTATTGCGCTTACCCTGGGGAATAAGGCCAAGTGCATGCTCCCGGCGGACCAAAGAGGTATGGCAACGGCGGGCTTTATCTGCGGTATCATCGGCATCGTAATCGCGGTCATCTTTTGGATCATAAATGCAGTTGTGGCGGCTTCCATGTTGTCTTACTTATACTATTGA
- a CDS encoding GNAT family N-acetyltransferase, whose protein sequence is MILHYEKERVYAKDENGMLLAEITFPETADGWADIDHTFVDPSLRGQGLADKLVRAALQQIAEAGKRPVATCPYAVNWFEQHPEELKDLFGP, encoded by the coding sequence ATGATTTTACATTACGAGAAAGAACGCGTTTATGCGAAAGATGAAAACGGAATGCTGCTGGCCGAGATCACATTCCCGGAGACAGCGGACGGATGGGCGGATATAGACCATACCTTTGTCGATCCTTCCCTGCGTGGGCAGGGCTTAGCCGATAAACTCGTACGCGCCGCCCTCCAGCAGATCGCAGAGGCCGGAAAACGGCCCGTCGCCACATGCCCTTATGCGGTCAATTGGTTTGAACAGCATCCGGAGGAATTAAAAGATTTGTTCGGCCCATAA
- a CDS encoding DEAD/DEAH box helicase: MNKTLYRIGYTKPTPIQEQTLPALLEKKDLIGLAQTGTGKTAAFMIPILENIFPPNRKVQALILCPTRELAMQTAKVAAELSAHLKGVRIVSVYGGQPAGIQIKALRTGAQIVVGTPGRLKDLINRKVLKLKNVRTVVMDEADEMLDYGFLGDMKEILSAVPEQRQTMLFSATMNKEITAIAGQFQKDPVRVKIGGQNRPVETVSQAYMQTKRKSNAVCGLIGRCAPRLTLVFCNTKRKVKELQKELFHRGLASACLHGDMRQKERDTIMNTFRKGKTRVLIATDVAARGIDIDKIDLVINYDVPDKPDYYVHRIGRTGRAGKDGKAYTLITPREHGKIKDLERKLHIRISREKNEEEANREAVS; the protein is encoded by the coding sequence ATGAACAAAACGCTTTACCGGATAGGGTACACAAAACCGACGCCGATTCAGGAGCAGACGCTTCCGGCGCTATTGGAAAAAAAGGATCTGATCGGCCTTGCGCAAACGGGAACAGGGAAGACGGCGGCGTTTATGATCCCGATCCTGGAGAATATTTTTCCGCCCAACAGGAAGGTGCAGGCATTGATCCTGTGCCCGACACGCGAGCTTGCGATGCAGACCGCTAAGGTTGCGGCTGAACTTTCGGCCCACCTGAAAGGGGTAAGGATTGTGAGCGTTTACGGCGGACAGCCTGCGGGAATCCAGATCAAAGCCCTGCGGACAGGCGCGCAGATCGTTGTCGGTACGCCCGGGCGTCTGAAAGACCTTATCAACCGCAAGGTGCTGAAGCTGAAAAATGTGCGCACGGTCGTGATGGACGAAGCCGACGAAATGCTGGATTACGGATTTCTCGGAGATATGAAAGAAATTTTGTCCGCTGTGCCGGAGCAGCGCCAGACCATGCTGTTCTCGGCAACGATGAACAAGGAAATCACGGCGATTGCGGGGCAGTTCCAGAAAGACCCGGTCCGTGTTAAGATCGGGGGACAGAACCGCCCGGTCGAAACGGTCTCGCAGGCCTATATGCAGACCAAACGGAAATCAAATGCGGTATGCGGGCTGATCGGCCGGTGCGCTCCCCGGCTTACGCTTGTCTTTTGTAACACCAAGCGTAAGGTGAAAGAGCTGCAAAAAGAGCTTTTCCATAGGGGACTCGCGTCGGCCTGCCTGCACGGCGATATGCGGCAAAAGGAACGGGATACGATCATGAATACCTTCCGCAAAGGAAAAACAAGGGTGCTGATCGCAACGGATGTCGCGGCGCGGGGAATCGATATCGATAAGATCGATCTGGTCATCAATTATGACGTGCCGGACAAACCGGATTATTACGTACACCGTATCGGGCGAACCGGACGCGCGGGCAAGGATGGAAAAGCATATACGCTGATTACGCCGCGTGAGCACGGGAAAATAAAAGATCTGGAGCGCAAACTCCACATCAGGATTTCGCGCGAAAAGAACGAGGAAGAGGCGAATCGGGAAGCGGTATCGTAA
- a CDS encoding zinc-dependent alcohol dehydrogenase, translating to MRQVELTGIKNFECREVEQPAIGPGQAKIAVKAIGICGSDIHAYYGEHPFMDFPIVLGHECTGIIEEISGENTKLKKGDRVVLRPQRVCGACKPCRAGRYNICEKLEVLGCQCPGGASDYYVADEDLFYRLPDNVGFDEGTLIEPLAVAVHAVKRAFREVEGKNILVLGAGTIGNLVAQSVKGMGARKVMITDISDFRLDLAKQCGIGHTVNISRQELAEEIEKVFGKDGIDAVYECTANEAALNQALFLSPKGIPIVVAGVFAGMPHINLANVQDREYTLLGTLMYVEEDYMESIDLVKQGKICLKRLITQKFGLDRMADAFRYIEQNQDRVQKVVLDI from the coding sequence ATGCGACAGGTAGAATTAACCGGGATTAAAAATTTTGAATGCCGCGAAGTCGAACAGCCTGCGATAGGTCCGGGACAGGCTAAAATCGCGGTCAAAGCCATCGGTATATGCGGCTCTGATATCCATGCCTATTACGGAGAGCATCCGTTTATGGACTTCCCGATTGTGTTAGGACATGAGTGTACCGGAATTATAGAAGAAATTTCAGGCGAAAATACAAAGCTGAAAAAAGGCGACCGGGTTGTTTTACGGCCGCAGAGGGTATGCGGAGCCTGCAAACCCTGCCGGGCAGGCAGATACAATATTTGTGAAAAGCTGGAAGTGCTTGGCTGCCAATGCCCGGGGGGAGCTTCGGACTATTATGTCGCGGATGAGGATTTATTTTACCGCCTGCCGGATAACGTCGGTTTTGACGAAGGAACGTTGATAGAACCGCTTGCGGTTGCGGTACATGCTGTAAAAAGGGCGTTTCGGGAAGTGGAAGGAAAAAATATCCTTGTCCTCGGCGCGGGAACGATTGGCAATCTGGTTGCGCAAAGCGTAAAAGGAATGGGAGCCAGGAAGGTAATGATTACCGACATCTCGGATTTCCGGCTTGATCTTGCAAAACAATGCGGGATCGGGCATACTGTGAATATATCCCGGCAGGAGCTTGCCGAAGAAATAGAAAAAGTGTTTGGAAAAGATGGGATAGACGCGGTCTATGAATGCACGGCAAATGAAGCCGCACTTAATCAAGCGCTTTTCCTCTCGCCGAAAGGGATCCCGATTGTGGTCGCAGGTGTTTTTGCTGGGATGCCGCATATCAATCTGGCAAATGTGCAGGACCGTGAATATACGCTTTTGGGGACTTTGATGTATGTAGAGGAAGATTATATGGAATCGATTGACCTGGTAAAGCAGGGGAAAATATGCCTGAAAAGACTGATTACACAAAAGTTTGGCCTGGACAGGATGGCGGATGCGTTCCGGTATATCGAGCAAAATCAAGATCGGGTTCAGAAAGTGGTCCTTGATATCTGA
- a CDS encoding NAD(P)-dependent alcohol dehydrogenase, whose amino-acid sequence METMRAWVLTEPRKMEIRALPMPDVKEGEVLVRIKSMGICGSDLHFYTDGKIGDYAMNGKPLILGHECAGEVVKAGEGCSRLSVGDRVIVEPGKPCMRCDECRAGRYNFCHNMYFMGTPPWDGCMCEYVAWPEFLVYEMPEDMSYQEGALIEPFTVGLQGVTNSGIGYADSAVVVGCGTIGMMTIHALKTIGAGTIIAVDMEPFKLEMAKKMGATDTINPRDGDVAEKIRELTDGYGARYAFESVGTEKTFYDISGYVRDGATITLLGLLIDDGTPMPMSSAVMRGLTYKTVIRYVNQFEKAMTLIHYGRANILPVMTHQFPFEKAQEAFDKAVAGKKDSIKVVVDF is encoded by the coding sequence ATGGAAACAATGAGAGCATGGGTGCTGACAGAGCCGCGGAAGATGGAAATACGGGCTTTGCCGATGCCCGACGTAAAAGAGGGAGAAGTATTGGTGCGCATTAAATCCATGGGGATATGCGGCTCGGATTTGCATTTTTATACGGATGGAAAAATCGGCGATTATGCCATGAACGGAAAACCGTTGATTCTCGGGCATGAATGCGCAGGTGAGGTTGTCAAGGCCGGGGAAGGATGCAGCCGCCTGTCCGTGGGCGACCGGGTGATTGTGGAACCGGGAAAACCGTGTATGCGCTGCGACGAATGCCGCGCGGGCCGGTATAATTTTTGCCATAATATGTATTTTATGGGTACGCCGCCTTGGGATGGATGCATGTGCGAGTATGTAGCGTGGCCCGAATTTTTGGTATATGAAATGCCGGAGGATATGTCCTATCAGGAAGGTGCGTTAATCGAACCGTTCACCGTCGGGCTGCAGGGCGTGACCAACAGCGGGATCGGATACGCGGACAGCGCGGTCGTTGTCGGCTGCGGAACCATTGGAATGATGACCATACATGCGCTTAAAACAATTGGCGCCGGAACCATTATTGCAGTCGACATGGAGCCGTTTAAGCTTGAAATGGCCAAGAAAATGGGAGCGACAGATACCATCAATCCCAGGGATGGGGATGTTGCGGAAAAAATCCGGGAGTTAACGGATGGTTATGGGGCGCGATATGCGTTTGAGTCGGTTGGAACCGAGAAGACATTCTATGATATATCAGGATATGTGCGGGACGGGGCGACGATAACATTACTGGGCCTTTTGATCGACGACGGGACCCCTATGCCGATGTCGAGTGCGGTTATGCGCGGCCTTACTTATAAAACAGTGATTCGTTATGTGAACCAGTTTGAGAAAGCGATGACACTGATCCATTATGGGCGGGCAAATATCCTTCCGGTCATGACACATCAGTTTCCGTTTGAAAAGGCACAAGAAGCTTTCGACAAAGCGGTTGCCGGCAAAAAGGATTCTATTAAAGTAGTGGTTGATTTTTAA
- a CDS encoding ABC transporter permease, with protein sequence MTREKVKKILASEFSIILILVVLCLVVTIVTPLFASPTNMVSVLQRTATTGILAIGMTFVIATGGIDLSVGGQVTIIGIISALCFSAGLSIPVVILIAVATGIAIGACNGLMISKLNFPPFMVTLAMQLVTYGIALYITSGRQFPIVAEGFDFFGLGKLGEVPTPIWIFAAVTVVAILLMKRFTIGRRILAVGSNAKGAWYSGISIAKTTIVAYVIAGITSAISSVILSSKLMSASATLGEGLELDAIAAVVIGGTSLSGGNGYIIGAVAGALIIEVISNWMTLQNVNPFLRDVAKGAIILLALLLDNVRRGKLAKNEMAA encoded by the coding sequence ATGACGAGAGAAAAAGTAAAAAAGATATTGGCATCCGAGTTTTCAATTATTTTGATATTGGTTGTACTGTGCCTCGTAGTCACGATAGTAACGCCGCTTTTCGCCTCTCCAACGAATATGGTCAGCGTTTTGCAGCGGACAGCTACTACCGGAATTCTGGCGATTGGAATGACCTTTGTTATCGCTACGGGAGGTATTGACCTTTCTGTCGGCGGACAAGTTACGATTATAGGAATTATCAGCGCGTTATGCTTTTCCGCGGGCCTATCTATTCCTGTCGTCATATTGATTGCCGTAGCAACGGGGATTGCGATTGGAGCCTGCAACGGCCTGATGATTTCAAAGTTGAATTTTCCGCCCTTTATGGTCACGCTGGCGATGCAGCTGGTTACGTATGGAATTGCACTCTACATCACATCGGGACGCCAATTCCCAATTGTGGCGGAAGGCTTTGATTTCTTCGGCTTGGGCAAGCTGGGGGAGGTTCCGACGCCGATCTGGATATTTGCGGCGGTAACCGTAGTAGCAATCCTCCTGATGAAGCGGTTTACGATTGGCAGGCGCATTCTGGCTGTTGGCAGCAATGCGAAGGGGGCGTGGTACTCCGGAATCAGTATTGCAAAGACTACAATTGTTGCCTACGTGATTGCGGGGATTACTTCGGCAATCAGTTCTGTTATTTTGAGCTCCAAACTTATGTCTGCGTCCGCAACCCTCGGAGAAGGCCTTGAGCTGGACGCAATCGCGGCGGTTGTTATCGGCGGGACGAGCCTTTCGGGGGGCAACGGCTATATTATTGGCGCGGTTGCAGGGGCATTGATTATCGAGGTCATCTCAAACTGGATGACTCTCCAGAACGTAAATCCATTCCTGCGCGATGTTGCAAAGGGAGCGATTATTCTTCTGGCACTCCTGCTGGATAATGTGCGGAGAGGGAAATTGGCCAAAAATGAAATGGCGGCCTGA